Within the Echinicola sp. 20G genome, the region TTCTAAGGATTGTTTCTACAAACTTCCTTTCATTTTCCGTATTGAAAATTTTAAAAGGCAGATGAATGAACTGTGCCTTGGACATGGTCAATACAAAAGCATCTTTGGTCATCTCCGCTCTCTTGATCATGGACCAGTTAATAGGCATCCCCTGCTTGGTATTGATCTTCATTAGAATCTGACGGCTATCGATCTCATAGGCCAGCTTATCAAACATGATTTTGTTTTGTTCCATCTGGCTTACCCCTGCAAACTGGATCACCCAAAAAAGGATATAAAGTAAATAAGCTACGATGGCCATGCTGATCCACCACCATGATGGGATCCAAAAATATCCACAGCCAATGGCCACGGCAATCAAAATTACCCACCACTGTTCTTTGAGGACATTCGTCAAGCCCATTTTCACATATGTACCCGTTTCGAGTTTATATTTTTTGGTTTTTACAATCATGACAATAGTTTTTCGAACGGCAAATATCTAACGATATGAGTTATTTAACAAATCAATTGGGAAATAGCCTTGATTTTTTTCCCATTTCGAAAAATAGCTACATCCTGAATTTCACCTTATTGACTTCTAACAATATTTCTTGTAAATTATCATAAACTAAAAAACTATTATGAGCAGCCTCGTCATCGATATGATATTATGCGGAATAGCCTATGTGCTGCTCATCTATTTTATCGCCACGATGAACAAGCCCCCTTTCAACCGCGATAAAAACAACAATGGCGATGATGGTGATGGAGGCATAGAAGACACTACTCCTCCAAAAATTGATTTGCCGCCTGGTGTGATCTGGCCGAGTGATGGGCCTAAAAGCAAAAAACCTACCTCCCCGATGGAGGTTTAGCTACATTTATCACAAATCCCCAATACCAACAGACTTTTCTCTTTGACCACAAAGCCTTCAGGCAATTCGATCTCAGGTAGTGCTATTTCAGCAATGCACTGTGTTTCTCCACACACATCACATTTGAAATGTACATGTTCATGGTCATGATGATCCTCTGAAGCATCGTGGTGACATAGGGCGTATTTGGTAACTCCTGTATCATCCAGTACCTTATGAATAAGGTCACTATCCAAAAAAGTTTTTAATGTTCGATAAATGGTAACCCTATCAAAATTCTCCTTTAAAGCCTCTTCTAAATCGGAATGGGATAAAGCTATATTTTTGTTCAAGAAGGTTTTCAATACATCCCTTCGGCAACTGGTGACGCGAAGCTGATGGTCTTTTAATATTTCTGCAGTTTTTAAAGACATATACGCTTTGGCTATTTAAGGATGAACATTGTGAATGGTAAAATACGGTAATTTATGGAATTTTTCCTACCTGTAAAACCATGCCTAATACTAAGGCAATTGATAACACCCTGTAAACCAAAAAAGAAGGAGAAATCGTTCCCCTTCTTTTCTAATCATGATGCTGTCAATTTCAAATTACCTTTGATATTACTTTGGATCCAGGATTAGATCTATCCTTACCAAAAGGTCTTCCAAGTGCAATTTGGAAATCTTATCTGAAGTTCTTGGAATAGCTGATTTTATTTGCTTTTGAAGTGTCTTTAATTCCCCTCTTGCTATAGGCCTAATGTCCGATTGTGATGCATTGATGGTTTTTCCTCTTCCACTGGCATCAGCTGTAAGTAGGTTTTCCATTTTCTCCACATAGGCACGCTGTAAACTTCTTCTGTAGACATCAATCGCTTTTCCAGCAGGAAGCTCTGTCCAAATGCCTTTTCTTAAGTCATCGAACAGCTCTAACATGGAGTAGGCTTCTTCACCGTTCAAGGCTGAGTTCTCTATCACACGAGCCAACCTTCCCCAGTCCAACAAACCGTTAAGGGCATTTACCTGCAAACTTCTTATCCTATCCGTATATCCGAAATCCTCTGTTCTGGCAACAATTTCATCATCAATAAGCCAATCAGGCGTATCGAACAATTGCTCATTCAAGAAGGCTACCGCTGCTTTTTGAGTGGCTTTGTCCACATGGGTATAAACTACCTCATCCTGACCTGCTGAACGATACACTTCATATACGCCCCCTACATTGGTACGAACATGTCCCATATATCGGTTGAACTGGGTCACAACTTGACCATACATCTCTTCCAAATCATCGTAATTTTTGAACGGCTGATCTTCTTCCAATGACCACTCACGCAGTTTCGGCATGATGCGTTTCAAGTTCTTAATACCATATTCGGAGGCTTTCATGGAATTATCTCCCAAATCCTCACTTTGGGTACTTGGGTCATAACTATTTCCCTGACGACCATAACGGTATACAGGATTTCCTTGCTTCTCCAAAATCCATTCATCCAAAATAGGTTGCTCTTCCTCTGGGGTCTTAGCATCTAGAATCGGCGTATATCCCCAAGCAATTGCATATTTATCATAAGGCCCTACATTTGGAAAAAGGTTGACACCTTTGTCCTCTGGCTGGGCAATATAATTGAAGCGTGCGTAGTCCATGATGGATGGAGCCGTGCCATATTTCTTGGTAAACTCAGGACTTCTCAATGAATCCACAGGATAAGCATGTGAAGAAGCAAAGTTATGCGGCAAGCCCAAGGTATGACCTACCTCGTGAGCAGCGACAAACCTCACCAATCTTCCCATTACCTCATCTTTAAATTTCACACCTTGTGCATCAGGATTGACTGCAGCAGTCTGAACAAAATACCAGTTTCTTAAAAGGTTCATCACATTATGAAACCAACCGATATCTGATTCGATGATCTCTCCGGATCGTGGATCAGATACGTGAGGGCCATAAGCATTTTGTATATCCGAAGCGAAATATCGAATCACAGAATAGCGGGCGTCTTCTGGGCTCCACTCAGGATCTTCTTCTGGAGTTGGTGCATATTTGGCTTGAATGGCATTTTTGAAACCTGCCTGTTCAAATGCTACATTCCAATCTTCCACTCCAGCCTTGATAAAAGGCGCCCATTTTTTTGGCGTGGCCGGGTCTATATAATAAACAATAGGCTTTTTAGGTTCTACCAATTCTCCAGCCTTGAACTTATCCACATCTTCTTCTTTCACCTCAAGTCTCCACCTGTCCAGATATGTTCTTCTGGTCGCCTTTTGCTCGTCCAAACCATAATCTACCACTGAAGTAGAGAACCACCCTACGCGTTGGTCCCTGAGCCTTTGCATCATAGGAACCTCAGGTAGCAACACCATAGAACTGTTCATTTCCACCGTGATGGAACCCATGCTTGAATTTGATGGCGGCTCGGAAGCCTCATAGGTCATCACATACCTGTTTTCTATGTTGATGGGATATGGCGTGATCCGATCAATATAAGAACGGTCACTGCTCAATCGAGAGACCTTGTATTGCTTTCTATTGTTACTGGATAGCCCAATGGTCTTTACATCTGTGGAGAAAAGGTCTGTAACATCAATCACTGATCCCTTCTCATCTTTTGACTTTGCTTTGATGTCAAACTTAAAAATGATGGGTTCCAGGTTGGAGTTCTTGACTGCATTATAAATTGGCAATGAGTCAGCAGCTGTATTGCTGTAGGAAACCTTCTTAAGGAATATATCATCACCTCTTTTATCCCATCTCACCATTTGAGTGTTTTCACGCTCACCACCATAACCGAGACCATCTGCTGTCTTTGCTATGGTCGTCACCAAAAGCATCTCACGGCCTAAAAGACTATCAGGTATTTCATAGTAATACTTGTTGTCAATCTGATGAACCGAAAATAGACCTGCCTTACTCTTGGCCTTTGAGGTGATTATTTCTGCATATGGTTTTATGCCATTTTTGTTTTCCTTAGGCTTGGCTACCTCAGTTTCTTCATTCTTTTTGTCTTTTTTCTTTTTGCGCTGTGCTAATGCATCATGCCCTGACAGTAATGTGCCCAATACCATGGCACCTATCAACATGCTTTTCCAGCACTTTCCGGTAAAAATTTTCATATAGTTAAAGGTTAGATTTTAACTATAAATAAACATTAGTTTGGTGAAAAGAGATACACAACAACGATGTTTTTTATGAATGGTCAATTTATGCCATTTCAGTACATAATTTGGTTGGCGTCCAACCCTGACCAATGACTAACTAACGAGCTGCTTGGCTGATCATTAACCAAAAGGCTATCTAAAATTCAAATTATCCACTAAAACATCTTATTTCTTTTTCAAAGTTTCACTTTATTGCATTAAATTAAGAAAATGTGAATTTTATTATTCCAATGGCAAGTTATTTGTGATCCATTGCACTTTCAATTAATTTAAATTTTCAACTAATCACTTTATATTTTATGGAAATCAATGCAGAAACTCTACAGTCCTTTTATGATCAAGGTGTTGAGCTCTTATGGGACATCATCCCAAGTTTACTCTATGCGATCCTTATCTACATTGTTGGTAAAATTATTATTAACAAAGTAGTAGGAACTATCAAAAAAATCATCACCAATAAGGCCTCTGACCCTTCTCTTACAAACTTTCTTGTTTCTTTAGCAAGTGCACTCCTTTATATTTTATTATTCTTGACGATTGCCTACGTCGTAGGTATTCCAGTCACCTCATTCGTTGCGATTCTGGGTGCTGCAGGTTTGGCCATTGGTCTGGCGTTACAAGGCTCCCTGTCCAATTTTGCTGGCGGGGTGTTGATATTACTATTCAAACCCTTCAAGGTTGATGATGTGATCGAGGCTCAAGGGCATTTGGGAGTGGTAGAGTCCATCGACATTCTCTATACCAAGATGCATACCTTTGACAATAAGGACATTGTTATTCCCAATGGTGCTTTGGCCAATTCTGATATTATCAACATGTCCAATAAGCCAACCAGAAGAACAGAATTTAATGTGGGAGTAGCCTATGGAACCGATCTGAAGAAAACCAAACAGATCATGCAGGATGTATTTGCCAAAGACGAAAGAATCCATAGAGACCCAGAGCCGGTGGTTTTCTTTACGAGCTTCGGCGATAGCTCTTTGGATTTGGTCGCCAGGGTTTGGACTGATGCCGCTAACTTATGGCCTGTGTACTTTGACAATATGGAAGCCTTGAAAGAGGCCTTTGAAGCTAATGATATTGAAATCCCTTTCCCCCAGAGAGATGTAAACCATTTCTATCCAGAAGGGAAAAAGGAGGATTAATCCTCACGATTCAAAAAGAAAGGATGATTGCTCAATCATCCTTTCTTTTTTCCTTTTTATTTTTGTTGGAGG harbors:
- a CDS encoding zinc-dependent metalloprotease, producing the protein MKIFTGKCWKSMLIGAMVLGTLLSGHDALAQRKKKKDKKNEETEVAKPKENKNGIKPYAEIITSKAKSKAGLFSVHQIDNKYYYEIPDSLLGREMLLVTTIAKTADGLGYGGERENTQMVRWDKRGDDIFLKKVSYSNTAADSLPIYNAVKNSNLEPIIFKFDIKAKSKDEKGSVIDVTDLFSTDVKTIGLSSNNRKQYKVSRLSSDRSYIDRITPYPINIENRYVMTYEASEPPSNSSMGSITVEMNSSMVLLPEVPMMQRLRDQRVGWFSTSVVDYGLDEQKATRRTYLDRWRLEVKEEDVDKFKAGELVEPKKPIVYYIDPATPKKWAPFIKAGVEDWNVAFEQAGFKNAIQAKYAPTPEEDPEWSPEDARYSVIRYFASDIQNAYGPHVSDPRSGEIIESDIGWFHNVMNLLRNWYFVQTAAVNPDAQGVKFKDEVMGRLVRFVAAHEVGHTLGLPHNFASSHAYPVDSLRSPEFTKKYGTAPSIMDYARFNYIAQPEDKGVNLFPNVGPYDKYAIAWGYTPILDAKTPEEEQPILDEWILEKQGNPVYRYGRQGNSYDPSTQSEDLGDNSMKASEYGIKNLKRIMPKLREWSLEEDQPFKNYDDLEEMYGQVVTQFNRYMGHVRTNVGGVYEVYRSAGQDEVVYTHVDKATQKAAVAFLNEQLFDTPDWLIDDEIVARTEDFGYTDRIRSLQVNALNGLLDWGRLARVIENSALNGEEAYSMLELFDDLRKGIWTELPAGKAIDVYRRSLQRAYVEKMENLLTADASGRGKTINASQSDIRPIARGELKTLQKQIKSAIPRTSDKISKLHLEDLLVRIDLILDPK
- a CDS encoding YcxB family protein yields the protein MIVKTKKYKLETGTYVKMGLTNVLKEQWWVILIAVAIGCGYFWIPSWWWISMAIVAYLLYILFWVIQFAGVSQMEQNKIMFDKLAYEIDSRQILMKINTKQGMPINWSMIKRAEMTKDAFVLTMSKAQFIHLPFKIFNTENERKFVETILRRKGFIQ
- a CDS encoding mechanosensitive ion channel family protein yields the protein MEINAETLQSFYDQGVELLWDIIPSLLYAILIYIVGKIIINKVVGTIKKIITNKASDPSLTNFLVSLASALLYILLFLTIAYVVGIPVTSFVAILGAAGLAIGLALQGSLSNFAGGVLILLFKPFKVDDVIEAQGHLGVVESIDILYTKMHTFDNKDIVIPNGALANSDIINMSNKPTRRTEFNVGVAYGTDLKKTKQIMQDVFAKDERIHRDPEPVVFFTSFGDSSLDLVARVWTDAANLWPVYFDNMEALKEAFEANDIEIPFPQRDVNHFYPEGKKED
- a CDS encoding Fur family transcriptional regulator; translation: MSLKTAEILKDHQLRVTSCRRDVLKTFLNKNIALSHSDLEEALKENFDRVTIYRTLKTFLDSDLIHKVLDDTGVTKYALCHHDASEDHHDHEHVHFKCDVCGETQCIAEIALPEIELPEGFVVKEKSLLVLGICDKCS